The following coding sequences are from one Triticum dicoccoides isolate Atlit2015 ecotype Zavitan chromosome 4A, WEW_v2.0, whole genome shotgun sequence window:
- the LOC119288613 gene encoding chaperonin CPN60-1, mitochondrial-like yields MIRWYPMFKPSKCWNLLSRKEGLCLLKGMKVCAVKVPGHGENMELNLLAIVTGGQIFTEENGMNLLPHTLGTCKKVIVSEDDCTIFGGAADDNTIENRTKQLRSATEKSTGLAEMYCCAITMKIGGMDELEIGEKKDRVTHALNATRAAVEEGIVPGGGVALVYAAKDLDKLDTVNVGQKSGVQIIQNVLKIPFHTNASSAGRDGDDILSKILEQNNTGLAYDAAKGEYADMLEAGSIEPFKAIRIALMDVQRESCQMLTDTGGHLSPKERTQNKQFAVP; encoded by the exons ATGATAAGATGGTATCCAATGTTCAAGCCATCAAAGTGTTGGAACTTGCTATCACG GAAGGAAGGCCTCTGCTTATTGAAAGGCATGAAG GTCTGCGCGGTCAAAGTTCCTGGTCATGGAGAGAACATGGAACTCAATTTACTTGCTATCGTTACAGGCGGGCAA ATCTTTACTGAAGAAAATGGAATGAACCTTTTGCCTCACACACTTGGCACTTGTAAGAAG GTCATAGTATCTGAGGATGACTGCACAATCTTTGGTGGAGCCGCTGATGATAATACTATCGAGAACAGAACTAAGCAG CTGAGATCTGCAACTGAGAAAAGCACGGGATTGGCAGAAATGTATTGTTGTGCTATTACTATGAAG ATTGGTGGAATGGATGAACTGGAGATTGGTGAGAAGAAAGACCGAGTGACACATGCGCTAAATGCCACGAGAGCTGCAGTTGAGGAGGGCATTGTACCAG GTGGTGGTGTTGCCCTGGTTTATGCGGCAAAAGACCTGGATAAGCTGGACACTGTAAATGTTGGCCAAAAGAGCGGTGTTCAGATTATTCAAAATGTCTTGAAG ATACCATTTCACACCAATGCTTCAAGTGCTGGTCGTGATGGTGATGACATTCTTAGCAAGATCTTAGAGCAGAACAATACTGGCCTGGcatatgatgctgccaaag GTGAATATGCCGATATGCTGGAGGCCGGTTCCATTGAGCCATTTAAAGCGATCAGAATAGCCCTGATGGATGTCCAACG AGAGTCATGTCAAATGTTAACTGACACAGGCGGCCACTTGAGCCCGAAGGAAAGAACGCAGAACAAGCAATTTGCGGTGCCATGA
- the LOC119283385 gene encoding uncharacterized protein LOC119283385, whose translation MARSPGRRGLPVFIAGRTPPALVASQHPRAIVGHLAPLAVARRRRLAVPDAFLRFGPVAPFLLLFAPFDVPDRHPATMDDKSDVNFEKIGRSVEKSWHTLLYKDRNIVPEAVDQGPDPTCVFCSFTKGGQMEIHRIFADKGIPCDICLFPKSMVEDYLALDGIDMTLFCQNKDSLHRSLTASYIFREYGVEATSSDWKGTTRLAMKSCTYLGDTIAFDQVVELLDKGKPVLAMMIMGPDFWMLGDDEIYKCKPVFLSGVLQKPFEYHRVLLTGHGETEVTKEKFVPFLNSHSNKFGQNGVGRAYFEDLMWFFTLEGTYPPLLRHQPPKVNALNRPNLDKLRRRPECDNRPNLDIRRWRPECDNRRNLDKPWRRPECDNGAVKQMQAPGRADAASSWRLDMPQQITKVTNGTAWNGTTCLRVLTKEIFDQGCKLMASGVNGIDLRDGICMAVDDVVRNLKSMARMINTFQEIAQVGTISANGEKELGELIAKAIVMVDKEEVITIVDGSTRCSELQVVKCIKLKRGYFTRHFITNQKNKTCVRTR comes from the exons ATGGCTCG CTCGCCGGGGCGACGTGGCCTCCCCGTCTTCATCGCCGGTCGCACGCCTCCAGCCCTCGTAGCCTCGCAGCATCCCCGCGCCATCGTCGGGCACCTCGCGCCGCTCGCCGTcgctcgccggcgccgcctcgccgtccccgACGCCTTCCTCCGCTTCGGCCCCGTCGCCCCCTTCCTGCTCCTCTTCGCCCCCTTCGACGTCCCCGACAGGCACCCCGCCACAAT GGATGATAAGAGCGATGTCAACTTTGAGAAGATTGGCCGGTCCGTGGAGAAGTCATGGCATACTTTGCTATACAAGGACCGTAACATTGTGCCTGAAGCTGTGGACCAAGGCCCGGATCCAACCTGCGTATTCTGCAGTTTTACAAAAGGGGGTCAAATGGAGATCCATCGCATATTTGCAGACAAGGGCATTCCATGCGACATCTGTTTATTTCCCAAGTCGATGGTGGAAGATTATCTTGCTTTGGATGGAATTGATATGACATTGTTCTGTCAGAACAAGGACTCTCTGCACAGGTCCTTGACAGCTAGCTATATCTTTCGAGAGTATGGTGTCGAAGCCACAAGCTCTGACTGGAAAGGCACTACTCGCCTTGCAATGAAAAGCTGCACCTATCTAGGCGACACGATTGCATTTGATCAGGTCGTGGAATTGCTTGATAAGGGCAAGCCGGTGCTTGCTATGATGATCATGGGTCCTGATTTTTGGATGCTTGGCGATGACGAAATTTACAAATGCAAACCTGTCTTCTTGTCAGGAGTGCTCCAAAAGCCGTTTGAGTACCACAGGGTACTCCTGACTGGACATGGAGAGACGGAAGTAACAAAGGAGAAGTTTGTTCCATTCCTCAACTCCCACAGCAACAAGTTTGGGCAGAACGGTGTTGGGCGTGCTTACTTCGAGGACCTAATGTGGTTTTTCACTTTGGAGGGCACCTACCCACCACTTCTTCGACATCAGCCGCCTAAAGTTAATGCACTCAACCGACCAAACCTCGACAAACTAAGGCGGCGGCCCGAGTGTGATAATCGACCAAACCTTGACATACGAAGGTGGCGGCCTGAATGTGATAACCGACGAAACCTCGATAAACCATGGAGGCGGCCTGAGTGTGATAATGGAGCAGTGAAACAAATGCAGGCACCTGGAAGAGCTGACGCTGCTTCCTCTTGGCGTCTTGACATGCCCCAGCAGATTACTAAGGTGACCAATGGTACTGCTTGGAATG GTACAACCTGTCTCCGTGTTTTAACGAAGGAAATATTTGATCAAGGTTGCAAGCTTATGGCATCTGGAGTGAATGGAATTGATTTGAGAGATGGTATCTGCATGGCAGTTGATGATGTCGTGAGAAACTTGAAGAGCATGGCCCGAATGATAAACACTTTTCAGGAAATAGCACAG GTGGGTACTATATCAGCTAATGGGGAGAAAGAACTTGGCGAGCTCATTGCAAAGGCTATTGTGATGGTTGATAAGGAGGAAGTTATCACCATTGTG GATGGTAGCACTCGATGCAGCGAGCTTCAAGTTGTGAAATGCATAAAGCTTAAGAGAGGCTACTTCACTCGACACTTTATTACCAACCAAAAGAACAAAACATGTGTAA GAACTAGATGA